In Besnoitia besnoiti strain Bb-Ger1 chromosome I, whole genome shotgun sequence, the genomic window CGAGAAAGCCCGCCGGGCGGAGGGACGCTGGCGTCGCAACGCGTTTTCAATCTCTTTCGGGCGGCTTCCTGCAGAGAACGCCAAAGCGGCGTGATGCATGCGGAGAAAagggaggacgcggacgacgagagcggcgccggaggacaAACCCTGGGCGAAGAGGTCAcggcaggcgaagcaggGCCGCCAAATCTTGAGTCGAAAAGTGGAGGGCACTTCTTGCTAACTtccggaggccggcgcgcgctctcTACATCTCCAGGCTTCCTGCGCGagagcagagacgaggcaaccgagcgaggagacgagaaggTCACAGACGCAGCACGTGGACGCGCAGCGAGGTCTTtgcagggagaggaagaagaaagagatgCCACGGAAAAGGGAGGAGTCGAGAGACGTGGCTGCCGGCCGTGTACGGAAGGAAAAAAGTCCCGATGTGGCGTTCCCCACTGCAGAGCTCTCAACGGTGCCCAAGCATCCACGTGCAGGGCGGCGGTTTTTCCGCAGGAATACAGAAAACaaaatgaaaaaaaaaagaaaaagagacgcagcagcctctCCATGATGAGCCCTCACTTGACGGATGCGTTATACATCAAAAAAAGGAGTCTTTTTTTGTGAGAAAACGAACTCAGGCGCGAGtcaagcgcgaggcgcgtcctCCAAGCTCCATCTCATCCTCGCTCGCCGGTCACGCTCGATCTCGTGTTAAGACCAGTAAAAATAAAAAAACAAATTGAAAGGAAAGATGGGTTTAAGAAGGAGAACAAAAGCCTCCAGCTGCTTGCAAATCCGGTGAAAACTTCCTACCGGAACAGCTTCTTCTGTGAAATCTCGCCGTGCGTTATTCTGTGTGTGAATCATCCGCGGTCTCACTGAAGCTTACACTTCTGCCTTCCATGAAAGGTAAGCACgggtgtctcttctctctgaaACGCCGTAGAGCCGCGAGAAAAAATGGCGAagcagctctctgcgcacgccCTGCGATATGCAGCAAAGCACACGCGAACCTGCAGAAAAAGGTCTAAAACCCGATGAAGCGCGTCCTCCATAGACGCACGCACATCGATGCCGCGACAGCATGCAGCAAGAGATTGACACACCGATACACCGCTTCATCTACCTCACACGCGCGTCCTGGGTCTttgggagagaggagacgttGAACAAAACAGGTTTAGCTCCATCCGCGCAAGTCTTGACTCGATTTCCCGTCAAGAAAAGAAGCCTTTTCTTGACGCGAATCCCTGTCAGCatgcgcgaggaaggccgtGACGCACGCAGGGATCGCCGCGTCTTTCGCGACACTTGGAGGCGAGAAAGGGAGTCAATTTGACGGAGGATAGGAAGGAGTTTCTCATTTCTGGTATCGCGTGCGGTGAGATTTGCAGCGTGTTATCTCCTTCGAGGCGGGTCTCGAGCGCATGCAAGGCAGCGCGAAAATCCTCAAGTGTGTAGATAcacgagagagcgacgcgaagaagaagagagccgcgTCCTGTTGAGCCTTTGAAGATTTCTGCGcgttccttctttttcttaTCTTGGACCTGTCTCTGGCGGGGGGTACGATCTTTCTTTTCGCttcccttctccctctcctcgcggacTGGCGGCGGGACTCTCCGCAGGCAAGGATACGTCTTGACAGAGCCGCCGAGGCTCTGTGCGTTGCTGTGTGACTCTGCTGTGCCTAAAACTGTATTCATCGtagtctctgcgtcgcttttTTATTTCTCCTGCATTCGCCGTTCGACTTGCGCAGCGTCGTGAGGGAAGacgcgctgcgtcgtcgctctacgcccgaggcgcgcgcgatgcatgcgcactCTACGTGACGCAAGTTTTTTATTTCTCGGTTTTAaagcctcgccgctcgccgcacgCACCCGCTCGTGTTTTTCGCCCCGCCGTCGAGAAGAAAGGTGTGGAAGCATGCGTTTGACCCCCCCGATTGAAGGCCCTGTGATACACCGTCACTCGACAAGAtgacgcggcggctcctCGAGGCGACACTCTCTGTGCAGAGGTGGTGGCGCGGTGAAGCGCAGCGAATGGCGCAGGGCGGCTTCGTGGCctctgctctctcgccggcgtGTCTGGCTCCTCGTAgtcctgtctctctgcagaaAACTCCTCGGtctgtcgcgtctctcgcgtgcctcgcacgtcgcctcgcctctcgttCAACCCCGTCACCGTCCGCCTctgtgcgttttttctcttcttcttcgcgctcttcttctccgtcgtctctctcttctctgtcggccgcctctctgtctcgctcgcttctgtctcctctcccttcttcctctcctctgtctccctctcgcggATCACCTCCTTgttcctctgcgccttctgctgcgccgtcgtcgcgttCTTCGTTTTATGTGTCTGTTTCGCCTCTGTTTGAGTCTTCTTGTGTCTCGGGGTGGCGCCAGTCTTCTGCGCTGGCGTCCGGGCTGTTCTCAGCGTGGACGCAGCGTCCGCCGGTGTTCGCGggagcgccgtcggcggcgcgtctgacGCCAGTTCGCTGCAAGATGGTGAAGTCTGCGTCCTACCGGCGGCCGAGTCGGGCGTCGCCGACTGGACAAGCGCGGAAGCCGCACATCGGCGTGaagcgtctctctgcggagTACGTGTGGCCTGGCGTGGTGCTGGTGAAGCAGCGCAAGGTTCTTGCGTTTAACGtggagacgaagcgccgGAACCGCCACTTCAAGCTCTACCCCGGGGAGAACGTGAAAGTGTCCAAGGTCACCAACCTCGTCGCGCTCTGCCACGGCCGCGTGAAGTACACGCACGACGTCTCGCGCGACGTCCTTGTCGTCAACGTCCTccccgagcgccgcgaagaactCCTCCGCGAAGACCTCTGGCGCTACCGCACCGAACACGTCAGGTCGATGGAGGAGAACCGCCACATCTGCTTCCTGCGGCGAAAGGCCGTCCGCATGTTTGGCAAGGAACTCGTCAACCCCCCCAccaagccgccgctgcgcccatTCTACTTCACCAAATACGACACCTGGGAAAACCCCGCGCTCCCCGACGTGCCGCAACTCGACGACGACCTGTAAACccagggggggggcggcctcgagaaaaaaacgaaaaaacgcgaggcgagggtccgagcgccgcagcgcgtccgccgcgaggctccgCTCCAAAACGCGCGGGATCTTCTTCCTGCCTGTGGTTTTTCAagcgcgacgcacgcgccagGTGGAGGCGCCAGAAGGGTCGGGGTTCGTGGATGCGCGAgtggagacggcgaagaaggcctgGTCAAGACTCCTTTTCGTTCTCTtgcgtgc contains:
- a CDS encoding hypothetical protein (encoded by transcript BESB_001140), with translation MTRRLLEATLSVQRWWRGEAQRMAQGGFVASALSPACLAPRSPVSLQKTPRSVASLACLARRLASRSTPSPSASVRFFSSSSRSSSPSSLSSLSAASLSRSLLSPLPSSSPLSPSRGSPPCSSAPSAAPSSRSSFYVSVSPLFESSCVSGWRQSSALASGLFSAWTQRPPVFAGAPSAARLTPVRCKMVKSASYRRPSRASPTGQARKPHIGVKRLSAEYVWPGVVLVKQRKVLAFNVETKRRNRHFKLYPGENVKVSKVTNLVALCHGRVKYTHDVSRDVLVVNVLPERREELLREDLWRYRTEHVRSMEENRHICFLRRKAVRMFGKELVNPPTKPPLRPFYFTKYDTWENPALPDVPQLDDDL